Proteins encoded by one window of Salirhabdus salicampi:
- a CDS encoding DNA polymerase IV, with the protein MTKRFPTKGNIIFHVDMNSFYASVEMAYNPNLKGKPVAIAGNPEERKGIIVTSSYEARAKGVKTTMPLWQAKKLCPNLVVMRPNFDRYREASRHIFQILSDVTPVVQPVSIDEGYMDVTECAHLGTPLEIAQNIQERIFDELDLPCSIGIAPNKFLAKMASDMKKPMGITVLRKRELQEKLWPLPIEEMYGVGSKTAEKLKNIEIETIGDLAKADAYHLKSLLGINGEHLKNRANGYDPRPVDPDAVSEFKSIGNSKTLPYDTTDEMEIRKVIRQLSQKVVERMKRKKVLAETIQVMIRYHNRKTITRSKHVHDFLETVDDISERAYTLLLDNWNGEPIRLLGVTAQDLVDKDEVAKQLDLFTFEKEAKKEKLYEAVDYLAEKYGEGVFKKDVAPARDSHSVSTSFQKDFLDDFKT; encoded by the coding sequence ATGACGAAACGTTTTCCGACGAAGGGAAATATCATTTTTCATGTCGATATGAATAGTTTTTATGCTTCCGTAGAGATGGCGTACAATCCAAACTTAAAGGGAAAACCCGTTGCGATTGCCGGAAACCCAGAAGAGCGGAAAGGGATTATCGTTACGAGCAGCTACGAAGCAAGGGCAAAAGGTGTGAAAACGACAATGCCGTTATGGCAAGCGAAAAAGCTATGCCCAAACCTCGTTGTGATGCGTCCGAATTTCGATCGGTATCGTGAAGCATCTCGACATATTTTCCAAATCTTATCGGATGTGACTCCAGTTGTTCAACCGGTTTCCATCGATGAAGGCTACATGGATGTTACGGAATGTGCCCATTTAGGAACACCGTTAGAGATCGCCCAAAATATCCAAGAACGGATATTCGATGAACTCGATTTACCATGCAGCATTGGCATAGCTCCAAATAAATTTTTGGCGAAAATGGCGTCAGATATGAAAAAACCTATGGGTATTACTGTATTACGGAAACGAGAGCTACAAGAAAAACTATGGCCGTTACCGATTGAAGAGATGTATGGTGTTGGTAGTAAAACAGCCGAAAAGCTGAAAAACATTGAGATTGAAACAATCGGAGATTTAGCGAAAGCAGACGCTTACCATCTAAAAAGTTTACTTGGGATTAATGGGGAACATTTAAAAAATCGAGCTAATGGCTATGATCCACGTCCAGTGGACCCTGATGCAGTAAGCGAGTTTAAAAGTATCGGCAATTCCAAAACACTTCCCTATGATACGACAGATGAAATGGAAATCCGTAAAGTCATCCGACAACTGTCACAAAAAGTAGTGGAGCGGATGAAACGAAAGAAAGTCCTCGCCGAGACGATACAAGTAATGATCCGCTATCACAATCGCAAGACGATCACGAGGAGTAAACATGTTCACGATTTCCTTGAAACCGTTGACGATATTTCTGAACGTGCATATACGCTTTTATTAGACAATTGGAACGGGGAACCGATACGACTGTTAGGGGTCACGGCCCAAGATTTAGTCGATAAGGATGAAGTGGCGAAACAATTAGACTTGTTCACGTTTGAAAAAGAAGCGAAAAAAGAGAAGTTATATGAAGCCGTGGACTATTTAGCAGAAAAATACGGGGAGGGCGTGTTTAAAAAGGACGTAGCACCTGCTCGTGATTCCCATTCTGTATCGACGAGTTTTCAAAAAGATTTCTTGGATGACTTTAAAACATAA
- a CDS encoding BrxA/BrxB family bacilliredoxin, which translates to MDFNIFMHDVVDKARTEIASSGYEQLTTPEAVDEAFARKGTTLVMVNSVCGCAGGIARPAAANAIHYDKRPNYLVTVFAGQDKEATARAREYFEGYPPSSPSFALLKDGKIVEMVQRSEIEGSEPVAVVNRLQQLFEEHCEEV; encoded by the coding sequence ATGGATTTTAATATTTTTATGCACGATGTCGTTGATAAAGCACGTACTGAAATTGCTAGTTCCGGCTATGAACAATTGACAACACCAGAAGCTGTAGATGAAGCGTTTGCCCGTAAAGGAACAACGTTAGTGATGGTAAATTCGGTTTGTGGTTGCGCCGGAGGCATTGCTCGTCCAGCTGCGGCAAATGCCATTCATTATGATAAGCGACCAAATTATCTCGTAACTGTATTTGCGGGGCAAGATAAAGAAGCTACAGCTCGTGCCCGTGAATACTTTGAAGGATACCCACCTTCTTCTCCATCTTTTGCCCTCTTAAAAGATGGTAAAATTGTAGAGATGGTACAACGTTCTGAAATTGAAGGATCAGAACCTGTTGCGGTTGTGAATCGTTTACAACAGTTGTTTGAAGAACATTGTGAAGAAGTGTAA
- a CDS encoding acyl-CoA carboxylase subunit beta, giving the protein MDIYDKINELYDKRRQVELGGGDKKIAKQREKGKLTARERIEYLLDVDTFVELNPFIEHRSSDFNLNGKAAPGEGVVTGFGKIDGRDVYLFAQDFTVFGGALGEMHGRKIAAVMDLAAKNGTPFIGLNDSGGARIQEGVASLDGYGHVFYRNSIYSGVIPQISVIMGPCAGGAVYSPAITDFVVMVEETSQMFITGPKVIETVTGETISPEDLGGASVHNAKSGNAHLQAKSEEEALDYVKTLLSYLPANANEKPPVIEVEEQDDYRPDLTDLIPFDPIRPYDVRTIIREIVDADSFFEVHREFAKNIVVGFARLNGKSIGLVCNQPKYMAGGLDIDSSDKASRFIRFCDSFQIPLITFEDVTGFFPGVKQEHGGIIRHGAKILYAYSEATVPKLTVITRKAYGGAYVALNSKSIGADLVYAWPNAEIAVMGPEGAANIIFAKDIQQSDEPEKLRQEKIQEYREKFANPYVAAGLGMVDDVIDPRETRIALIKGLDMLKNKSETRPKKKHGNIPL; this is encoded by the coding sequence GTGGATATTTATGATAAAATTAATGAATTATATGATAAACGCCGACAAGTTGAGTTAGGTGGTGGTGATAAAAAAATCGCAAAGCAGCGAGAGAAAGGGAAATTGACCGCCCGAGAACGGATTGAGTATTTATTGGATGTAGACACGTTTGTTGAACTCAATCCGTTTATCGAGCACCGTTCTAGTGATTTCAATTTGAACGGAAAAGCCGCACCAGGGGAAGGAGTTGTCACGGGCTTTGGAAAGATAGATGGACGCGATGTCTATTTGTTTGCCCAAGACTTTACGGTCTTTGGAGGGGCTTTAGGGGAAATGCATGGAAGGAAAATTGCCGCTGTTATGGATTTAGCGGCAAAAAACGGAACACCTTTTATCGGTTTAAATGACTCTGGTGGGGCACGGATTCAAGAAGGGGTGGCGTCCCTCGATGGATACGGACACGTGTTTTATCGTAACTCGATTTATTCGGGGGTTATTCCGCAAATTTCAGTTATTATGGGGCCATGTGCAGGTGGCGCTGTTTATTCCCCGGCGATTACCGATTTTGTTGTTATGGTAGAGGAAACATCACAAATGTTTATTACAGGTCCGAAAGTAATAGAAACAGTAACAGGAGAAACGATTTCCCCAGAAGACTTAGGGGGAGCGAGCGTTCATAATGCGAAAAGTGGGAATGCCCATTTACAAGCCAAAAGTGAAGAGGAAGCATTAGATTATGTAAAAACACTTCTGAGCTATTTGCCAGCCAATGCTAATGAAAAGCCGCCTGTTATAGAGGTGGAAGAACAAGACGATTATCGACCTGATTTAACCGATCTCATTCCCTTTGATCCCATCCGTCCATATGATGTCCGAACGATCATTCGAGAAATTGTAGATGCGGACAGCTTCTTTGAAGTTCATCGTGAATTCGCCAAAAATATTGTCGTTGGTTTTGCCAGATTAAACGGAAAATCAATAGGGCTTGTATGTAACCAGCCGAAATATATGGCAGGTGGTTTAGATATTGATTCGAGCGATAAGGCTTCCCGGTTTATTCGCTTTTGTGATTCTTTTCAAATCCCCCTTATTACATTTGAAGATGTCACTGGTTTTTTTCCGGGTGTGAAACAAGAACATGGGGGGATCATCCGTCATGGGGCTAAAATTTTATATGCTTATTCTGAAGCGACGGTACCAAAACTCACAGTTATTACTAGAAAAGCATACGGCGGTGCTTATGTAGCCTTAAATAGTAAGTCGATTGGTGCCGATTTAGTTTATGCGTGGCCGAATGCGGAAATCGCAGTCATGGGACCGGAAGGAGCAGCTAACATCATTTTTGCCAAAGACATTCAACAAAGTGACGAACCTGAAAAACTACGACAAGAAAAAATTCAAGAATATCGGGAAAAGTTCGCAAATCCATATGTAGCTGCCGGACTTGGGATGGTCGATGACGTCATTGACCCGCGAGAAACCCGTATTGCCCTAATTAAGGGATTGGATATGTTGAAAAATAAATCGGAAACCCGACCAAAGAAAAAGCACGGAAATATTCCATTATAG
- a CDS encoding aromatic acid exporter family protein, protein MKIGYRTIKTATGAPIAIFIAQLLQLSNFISAGILTILCIQVTRKRSFLSAWYRFAACMIGIVYSSLIFELIGYHPLAIGLLLLLFIPTTVRLNITEGIVTSTVIILHIYGAQQASLALIWNELLLIVVGLGTALLLNLYMPSMEKDLRKKQNQVEQNFRNILKEIAHYLKTGEESWEGKEFTETATVLETAKSLAFRDVENHILREHHPYYHYFHMRTKQFEVLERMLPLISRVKEINKQSVAMADFFDKLSEAVHPGNTAVLYLNELKEMKEHFRNEELPVTREEFEARASLFTLLNEIEQYLILKRSFKKSDI, encoded by the coding sequence GTGAAAATTGGATACCGAACCATAAAAACGGCAACTGGAGCACCAATCGCAATTTTTATCGCCCAACTACTACAACTAAGTAATTTTATTTCAGCAGGTATTTTAACTATTTTATGCATTCAAGTAACGAGAAAGCGGTCCTTTTTAAGTGCTTGGTATCGTTTTGCTGCTTGTATGATTGGCATCGTATATTCGTCTCTCATTTTCGAATTGATTGGCTATCATCCATTAGCCATCGGATTATTGCTGTTACTCTTTATACCAACAACAGTCCGGTTAAACATTACCGAAGGGATTGTGACAAGCACCGTCATCATTTTACATATTTATGGAGCGCAGCAAGCGTCGCTTGCTCTCATATGGAATGAACTATTGTTAATTGTTGTTGGGCTTGGTACGGCTTTACTTTTAAATTTATATATGCCTAGTATGGAGAAGGATTTGCGAAAAAAGCAAAATCAAGTGGAACAAAATTTCCGCAACATTTTAAAGGAAATTGCCCACTATTTAAAGACAGGCGAGGAGAGTTGGGAAGGGAAAGAATTTACTGAGACGGCAACTGTATTGGAAACGGCGAAAAGCTTAGCCTTCCGCGATGTTGAGAACCATATTTTACGGGAGCACCATCCTTATTATCATTACTTTCATATGCGAACGAAGCAATTCGAAGTGTTAGAACGTATGCTACCTCTCATTAGCCGCGTAAAAGAAATCAATAAACAATCAGTAGCGATGGCGGACTTTTTCGATAAACTTTCTGAGGCAGTTCATCCTGGAAATACAGCGGTATTGTACTTAAATGAACTGAAAGAGATGAAGGAGCACTTTCGCAACGAAGAATTGCCTGTAACGAGAGAGGAATTTGAAGCACGGGCAAGCTTGTTTACGTTGTTAAATGAAATCGAGCAATACTTAATTTTAAAACGATCATTTAAAAAAAGTGACATATAA
- the rnz gene encoding ribonuclease Z — MKLHFFGTGAGVPSKKRNVSSFALQLLQYDGSVWLFDCGEATQHQILHTHIKPRKIEKIFITHLHGDHIYGLPGLLSSRSFQEGRTPVQLYGPKGIKEYIDVSLQVSQTRLAYPLEIIELKEGILLENDHFTVTAKLLAHGVPSYGFLIEEKPTIGELLPKKLQAAGIAPGPIYKKIKENEKTTLPDGRLVKRADFIGPSKRGKRIAIFGDTRYIREHAEFAKNADVIVHEATFAPGEGEMAYEYFHSTASDAANLAKDAKAKHLILTHISSRYQDEQTKDILEKTKKIFSQTTIVNDLDEIDI; from the coding sequence ATGAAATTACATTTTTTCGGAACGGGGGCAGGTGTCCCTTCCAAAAAGCGCAATGTTTCCTCATTCGCATTACAGTTATTGCAATACGACGGAAGCGTTTGGTTGTTTGATTGTGGAGAAGCAACCCAACATCAAATTTTACATACCCATATCAAGCCAAGAAAGATTGAAAAGATTTTTATTACCCATTTACACGGCGACCACATTTATGGCTTACCCGGGTTATTAAGTAGTCGCTCCTTTCAAGAGGGACGCACCCCTGTTCAATTGTATGGACCAAAAGGGATAAAGGAATACATTGACGTGTCATTGCAAGTGAGCCAAACACGATTAGCGTATCCTCTCGAAATAATCGAATTAAAAGAGGGAATCTTATTGGAAAACGACCATTTTACGGTTACGGCAAAACTGCTGGCTCATGGCGTCCCATCTTATGGTTTTCTCATTGAGGAGAAGCCGACGATTGGAGAACTCCTTCCCAAAAAGCTACAAGCGGCTGGAATTGCACCAGGTCCTATATATAAGAAGATAAAAGAAAATGAAAAAACAACGTTGCCAGATGGTCGTCTCGTAAAACGGGCGGACTTTATCGGACCATCGAAACGAGGAAAGCGGATCGCGATTTTCGGAGATACTCGTTACATACGAGAGCATGCTGAATTTGCGAAGAATGCTGACGTCATTGTCCACGAAGCAACCTTCGCACCTGGAGAAGGTGAAATGGCATATGAATATTTTCATTCAACCGCCAGCGACGCGGCCAATCTTGCCAAAGATGCAAAGGCAAAGCATTTAATCCTTACCCATATTTCTTCACGCTATCAGGATGAACAAACGAAAGACATATTAGAAAAGACAAAAAAAATATTCTCACAAACAACCATTGTTAATGACTTAGATGAGATTGATATTTGA
- the mce gene encoding methylmalonyl-CoA epimerase, whose amino-acid sequence MEKKIRVLIAKPGLDGHDRGALIIAQALRDQGMEVIYTGLRQSAAQIAQAAIQEDVDVIGLSSLSGAHKSLFPKVIEHLRKLNAEDIPVIGGGVIPYEDIPFLEEQGIQKVFTPGTPTQLIGDYIKELVGEEKQVIEPPKKISHIGIAVSSIEAVLPFYRDVLGLSLQKTEQVESEGVNAAFFHIGETSIELLEPLSEESPIYRFIEKRGEGIHHIALEVSNLTERLRKYKQREIPLINEEVKKGANGAGIAFLHPKAANGVLYELIEHGEEEQ is encoded by the coding sequence ATGGAGAAAAAAATACGTGTATTAATTGCGAAGCCTGGGTTAGATGGCCATGATCGGGGTGCCCTTATCATCGCTCAAGCATTGCGAGATCAGGGAATGGAAGTAATCTATACAGGATTGCGACAATCAGCAGCCCAAATTGCTCAAGCAGCCATCCAGGAGGACGTAGATGTAATAGGCTTATCATCCCTTTCTGGTGCCCATAAATCTTTATTTCCGAAAGTTATCGAACATTTAAGGAAATTAAATGCAGAGGATATCCCTGTAATTGGCGGAGGAGTAATCCCTTACGAAGATATCCCGTTTTTAGAGGAACAAGGCATTCAAAAGGTATTTACCCCAGGGACACCAACACAATTAATAGGGGACTATATTAAAGAACTAGTAGGGGAAGAAAAACAAGTAATAGAACCACCTAAGAAAATCTCTCATATTGGAATTGCTGTTTCATCCATTGAAGCAGTGCTGCCGTTTTATCGGGATGTATTAGGTTTATCTTTACAAAAAACAGAACAGGTGGAATCAGAAGGTGTGAATGCAGCCTTTTTTCATATTGGTGAAACATCAATAGAATTGCTGGAACCGTTATCAGAAGAATCACCTATTTATCGTTTTATTGAAAAACGAGGGGAAGGAATTCACCACATAGCGTTAGAGGTTTCTAATTTAACGGAACGTCTACGAAAATATAAACAGCGGGAAATCCCGCTAATCAACGAGGAAGTAAAGAAAGGTGCGAATGGAGCTGGCATTGCCTTTCTACACCCAAAAGCAGCAAACGGGGTGCTTTATGAACTAATTGAACATGGGGAGGAGGAGCAGTAG
- a CDS encoding M20/M25/M40 family metallo-hydrolase: MPVINEERVVNELLELVQVDSETKNEGQIAEVLKKKFTELGLEVQEDDAKAKTGFGANNLVCTLKGTNENADTIYFTSHMDTVVPGNGVKPSIKDGYVVTDGTTILGADDKAGIAAMIEAIRQIKENNIQHGDIQFVITVGEESGLVGAKALDSSLLKAKYGYAIDSDGKVGEIVVAAPTQVKIKAAVNGKTAHAGVAPEKGVSAITLAAKSIAKMPLGRIDEETTANIGRFEGGKATNIVTDRVDILAEVRSLVPKKMEAQVEKMRKAFEETAEQMGGSVDFDVEVMYPGFKHADGDEVVEIAKKAAAKIGRESKLRKSGGGSDANIIAGFGIPTVNLAVGYEEIHTTNEKMPIEELVKMAELIVAITEEAAQ, encoded by the coding sequence ATGCCAGTCATTAATGAAGAAAGAGTTGTTAACGAACTACTAGAACTTGTTCAAGTAGATTCTGAAACGAAGAACGAAGGGCAAATTGCAGAAGTATTAAAAAAGAAGTTTACTGAGTTAGGACTAGAGGTCCAGGAAGATGATGCGAAAGCGAAAACAGGCTTTGGTGCGAATAACTTAGTATGTACCTTGAAAGGTACAAACGAAAATGCTGATACGATTTATTTTACATCCCATATGGATACGGTCGTTCCTGGTAATGGTGTAAAGCCATCGATTAAAGATGGTTACGTCGTGACAGACGGGACAACGATTTTAGGGGCAGATGATAAAGCAGGTATAGCCGCAATGATCGAAGCGATACGCCAAATCAAAGAGAACAACATTCAACATGGTGATATTCAATTTGTGATTACGGTTGGGGAAGAATCAGGTCTAGTTGGGGCGAAAGCGTTAGATTCTTCCCTTCTTAAAGCAAAGTACGGCTATGCGATTGACAGTGATGGGAAAGTTGGCGAAATTGTCGTTGCTGCTCCAACACAAGTGAAAATTAAGGCAGCCGTTAACGGCAAAACTGCCCATGCCGGTGTTGCTCCGGAAAAAGGAGTATCTGCTATTACATTAGCTGCTAAGTCGATTGCTAAAATGCCATTAGGTCGAATTGATGAAGAGACAACAGCAAATATTGGTCGTTTCGAAGGTGGCAAAGCTACAAACATTGTGACAGATCGTGTTGATATATTAGCAGAGGTTCGCTCATTAGTGCCGAAAAAAATGGAAGCACAAGTGGAGAAAATGCGAAAAGCATTTGAAGAAACGGCAGAACAAATGGGAGGCAGTGTAGACTTTGATGTTGAAGTGATGTATCCAGGCTTTAAGCACGCAGATGGTGATGAAGTTGTAGAAATAGCGAAAAAAGCGGCTGCAAAAATCGGTAGAGAAAGTAAATTGCGTAAAAGTGGTGGTGGAAGTGATGCGAACATCATTGCTGGCTTTGGAATCCCAACCGTGAACTTAGCGGTAGGGTATGAAGAAATTCACACAACAAACGAAAAAATGCCAATTGAAGAGCTTGTGAAAATGGCAGAATTAATTGTTGCGATTACAGAAGAAGCAGCACAGTAA
- a CDS encoding aldehyde dehydrogenase, protein MNIDQIIEQQRTMFSEGKTLTYTIRKHQLQKLKQMIVRNEKQIIHALKTDLNKSEYEAFMTEITFLYAEINEALKLLWDWMTPEKRKTPLLHQGAKSFIYKEPYGVTLIIGPWNYPFHLMIAPLIGAIAAGNTAVLKPSEYTPAVSKLLANMIHDTFDQNYITVIEGDEKVSQALLEQKFDYIFFTGSKAVGKVVMEKASRHLTPVTLELGGKSPCIVDKDARLDMAAKRVAWGKFINAGQTCVSPDYLLVHEQVKEPFLAKLEQATKTLFSSKPLQNDQYTKIVNERHFKRLSAFLQDGHIRFGGKTDELHHSIEPTVLEDITWDDPVMQDEIFGPILPVRTFRHLTDVKGEIDKAPKPLALYYFSESGKKQEWIAKNISYGGGCMNDVVMHLANPYLPFGGVGPSGMGSYHGKTSFDTFSHQKSILKQTTKIDLAFRYPNSKLSLKMIKKMFKK, encoded by the coding sequence ATGAACATAGACCAAATCATCGAACAACAACGAACGATGTTTTCTGAAGGGAAGACATTAACGTATACCATTCGGAAGCATCAGCTGCAAAAACTAAAACAGATGATTGTTCGCAATGAAAAACAAATCATTCATGCTTTGAAAACAGATTTGAATAAGTCTGAATATGAAGCATTTATGACAGAAATCACCTTTTTATATGCAGAAATTAATGAAGCCCTAAAATTATTATGGGATTGGATGACACCTGAGAAGAGAAAAACCCCCCTATTACACCAAGGTGCAAAAAGTTTTATTTATAAGGAACCATATGGTGTTACGTTAATTATCGGACCGTGGAATTATCCTTTTCACTTAATGATAGCCCCGCTAATTGGCGCCATTGCAGCAGGCAATACAGCCGTATTGAAACCGTCAGAATATACACCTGCTGTGTCCAAGTTACTCGCGAACATGATTCATGACACGTTTGATCAAAACTACATTACCGTCATTGAAGGAGATGAAAAGGTGAGTCAAGCTCTACTAGAGCAAAAGTTTGATTACATCTTTTTCACAGGAAGCAAAGCCGTGGGGAAAGTTGTTATGGAAAAGGCGAGCCGCCATTTAACCCCTGTCACCCTCGAACTAGGCGGTAAAAGCCCTTGTATCGTTGATAAAGATGCACGTCTTGACATGGCAGCGAAGCGTGTCGCTTGGGGTAAATTTATAAACGCCGGCCAAACTTGCGTATCACCTGACTACTTGCTCGTCCACGAACAGGTGAAAGAACCATTTTTAGCCAAATTAGAACAAGCAACGAAGACGTTGTTTAGCTCGAAGCCATTACAAAATGATCAATATACGAAGATTGTCAACGAGCGTCATTTCAAACGATTATCGGCATTTTTGCAGGATGGACACATTCGCTTTGGTGGAAAAACAGATGAGCTCCATCACTCCATAGAACCGACCGTATTAGAAGACATTACATGGGATGATCCGGTCATGCAGGATGAAATTTTCGGACCCATTTTACCAGTGCGTACTTTTCGTCATCTCACAGATGTCAAAGGGGAAATTGATAAAGCACCAAAGCCACTTGCATTATATTACTTTTCTGAGAGTGGAAAAAAACAAGAATGGATTGCGAAAAACATCTCTTACGGCGGTGGGTGCATGAATGACGTTGTCATGCACTTAGCAAATCCGTATTTACCCTTTGGCGGTGTAGGCCCTAGTGGTATGGGAAGCTATCACGGAAAAACAAGCTTTGATACCTTTTCCCATCAAAAAAGCATCTTAAAACAGACGACAAAGATTGATTTAGCTTTCCGCTATCCAAATTCAAAGTTAAGTTTGAAAATGATCAAAAAAATGTTTAAAAAATAA
- a CDS encoding acyl-CoA mutase large subunit family protein — translation MKKQRYENHKKWEQDVEKVINRFPERKPTFTTSSDIEVERLYTPDPVDERYEENIGYPGQFPYTRGIQPTMYRSRLWTMRQYAGFGSAKETNKRFRYLLEQGQTGLSVAFDLPTQIGYDSDDPMAEGEVGKVGVAIDTLEDMEHLFAEIPLDKVSTSMTINAPASVLLCMYIAVGEKQGVPKESLTGTIQNDILKEYIARGTYIYPPKPSMRLITNIFAYCQQHVPKFNTISISGYHIREAGSTAVQEVAFTLANGIAYVDAALKSGLEVDQFAPRLAFFFNAHNNFFEEVAKFRAARRIWANIMKNRYGAKNEKSWKLRFHTQTGGSTLTAQQPDNNIVRVTLQALASVLGGTQSLHTNSRDEALALPTEDSARIALRTQQIIAHESGVADTIDPLGGSYYVEALTDQIEEEALKYIEKIDEMGGAVQAVEDGYMQREIHRSAYETQKDIEKGEEIVVGMNKFQIDEEIESDLLRVDEALEEEQKENTQQVREKRDDKKVKETLRQLEAAAKIEEENLIPYILDAVKAYATIGEICNVLRDKFGEYTGM, via the coding sequence ATGAAAAAACAAAGATATGAAAATCATAAGAAATGGGAACAAGACGTTGAAAAAGTGATCAACCGATTTCCAGAGCGGAAACCAACCTTTACAACTAGTTCTGATATTGAAGTGGAACGCCTTTATACACCTGATCCAGTGGATGAACGGTATGAGGAGAACATTGGTTACCCTGGTCAATTTCCTTACACAAGGGGTATTCAACCTACCATGTATCGAAGTCGTTTATGGACGATGCGTCAATACGCAGGATTTGGTTCAGCAAAAGAAACAAATAAACGGTTTCGTTATTTACTAGAACAAGGTCAGACTGGGCTTTCAGTAGCATTTGATTTACCGACGCAAATTGGCTACGACTCTGATGACCCAATGGCCGAAGGAGAAGTTGGAAAAGTTGGTGTCGCAATCGACACATTAGAAGATATGGAACATTTATTTGCTGAAATTCCGTTAGATAAAGTTAGTACATCCATGACCATAAACGCCCCAGCATCTGTACTCCTATGTATGTATATCGCTGTAGGAGAAAAACAAGGAGTCCCGAAAGAGTCTCTCACCGGAACAATTCAAAATGATATTTTAAAAGAATATATTGCCCGTGGCACATATATTTACCCACCTAAACCTTCTATGCGACTCATCACAAACATCTTTGCTTATTGCCAACAACATGTTCCCAAATTTAATACGATAAGTATTTCAGGTTACCACATTCGAGAAGCTGGCTCTACTGCTGTACAAGAAGTAGCATTTACGTTAGCAAACGGAATCGCTTATGTTGATGCTGCCTTGAAAAGTGGACTGGAAGTAGATCAATTTGCACCACGATTAGCGTTCTTTTTTAATGCACATAATAACTTTTTTGAGGAAGTTGCTAAATTTAGAGCGGCCCGGAGAATTTGGGCTAATATTATGAAAAATCGTTACGGTGCGAAGAATGAAAAAAGCTGGAAATTACGCTTCCACACTCAGACAGGGGGATCAACGTTAACGGCACAACAACCTGATAACAATATCGTTCGTGTCACATTGCAAGCGCTTGCATCAGTTTTAGGAGGGACCCAAAGTTTGCACACCAATTCCCGGGATGAAGCACTTGCATTACCGACAGAGGATTCTGCCCGAATTGCGTTACGTACGCAACAAATTATCGCCCATGAAAGTGGGGTTGCAGATACGATTGACCCACTAGGTGGTTCTTATTATGTTGAAGCGTTAACAGATCAAATTGAAGAGGAAGCACTCAAGTATATCGAAAAAATTGATGAAATGGGAGGAGCTGTCCAGGCAGTAGAGGACGGCTATATGCAACGAGAAATTCACCGTTCTGCGTATGAAACTCAGAAAGATATTGAAAAGGGCGAAGAGATTGTTGTAGGAATGAACAAATTTCAAATTGATGAAGAAATTGAAAGTGATTTGTTGAGAGTAGATGAAGCATTGGAAGAAGAGCAAAAGGAGAACACTCAACAAGTGCGGGAAAAACGGGATGATAAAAAAGTAAAAGAAACGTTACGACAATTAGAAGCGGCCGCCAAAATAGAAGAAGAAAATCTCATTCCCTATATATTAGATGCGGTAAAAGCTTATGCAACAATCGGAGAAATTTGTAATGTTCTCCGGGACAAATTTGGAGAATACACTGGTATGTAG
- the prli42 gene encoding stressosome-associated protein Prli42 produces the protein MANANKNAQQDKSVKKRTSKRQRRLKFIIYLMILSMLLSSLMAGAVMFL, from the coding sequence ATGGCTAATGCAAATAAGAATGCCCAACAAGATAAATCCGTGAAAAAACGTACATCAAAGCGCCAACGTAGATTGAAATTTATCATTTATTTGATGATTTTATCTATGCTATTAAGCTCACTAATGGCTGGAGCGGTGATGTTTCTATAA